The Diabrotica undecimpunctata isolate CICGRU chromosome 3, icDiaUnde3, whole genome shotgun sequence genome includes the window CGGATTCATCACATACTTTGTCCTCTTCAGTTTTGATGAAGTTAAAGGCACTTATATTAGATTCGTTAGAAATGAATGGTTTCCCTGTTTTCATCCCATCGACCATAAATGATTGTTCTATACAAGAAAAATGATTTCCACCTCCAGAGTTTTCAAAAGTTTTTATCGTTTCAACTTTATTGACTGTAAGCAATTTTTCTACTACAGAATCAGTGACTGTACACGATTGTAATGTTGGTTTACATACAGTACTATTTTCAGTTTCAGTGTTAGGTGCCATATTGTTCTCTTCATCACTTGTAGATGAATACTCTGCCTGCTTATTGGTTACTGCATGTTCAGCGTCAAGACATCtaatttcttcttgttttttgtgAACAAACTCATGCCGAATTAAACCGCTACTTGTTTTAAAACTACCCGAACAAATATTGCATTTATACAATCTATAATCGGAATGGACGAGCATATGTATTTCTAATCTATATTTCGTTGTGCACTTTTTGTTACAAAATTTACATGGGAAAAGATTCTCTCCAGTATGAAGTCGCATATGACACCTCAAAGTCTTGACCTGTTTAAATTTTTTGGGGCACATTTGACATTGATACGAACTTTCTTCAGTGTGAGCAGACACATGTTGTTTTAAATCTATTTCGCTTTTATATTTCATAAAACAAATATGACACTTAAAAACATCTCCTTTGGGAAGTTGCATATTGCATGTTAAATAGTTATCTTGATTATGAACAATCAAATGTTCATCAAAATGGGATTTTTCTGTAAACTTCATGGAACAGATAACACAATTATACCAATGTGTTGGTTTGCCTTCCGTTGCACTGTTTGGAAAAGATTCTACCTTTTTTTCATCGTATGTAAGCTCATCTTtcagttttttaaatgaagaaggGTCAGTTGTTTCGTTATATATAGTACATTTCGTTTCATCGTATAAAAAAGGCCCTTCCGTTTTTATACATGAATAAGTTTCTCCTGTTCTATTATTGCTAAAGGTATTTTCAATTTCATTACAGTTAAATGCGTTTTTCTGTTCATCACACTTAATATCTTCTTGAGTTTTAGTACCGGTAAAGACACGTGCAATTTCTTCATTAGTTTCACTCTGAAGTggttgtttttcttttataatgcGATGAAAAAGTCTTATACTTTTAGATTTTGGTTTAAACACATGAACAATCATGTGGGTTTTCAGTTCTGACTCACTTTGATATATTTTATAGCAAATTTCACACTGCCTTGAATTCCCTTGTACGTGACGGGCAAGATGTTTTTGTAATGCTGACTTTCTCGTGAACTCACTAGGACAAATATCACATTTGAACTCTTTTGAACCGGGGTGACTAGACATATGACGggctaataacttttttttatcaaattgttTAGAACAAATCCTGCATTCGTGTTTACTATTTATCGAATGAGTTTTTAAATGTACTTTTAATCGCTTTTTCGACTTAAATGGGATCCAGCATataccacatttaaaatatttagccTTATTGTGAATAGTGTTATGGTTTCTTAGATGATGTTTTGAGCTAAAAGCAACAGAACAGATATTACATTTAAATCGTTTAATCGCTGTATGATTAGTCATGTGCTTTTTTAGATAGATCTCACTTCTATATATTTTCAAACAGATTTTACACTGTATAATTCTTTTATTAACATGTCGTTTTACATGTTTTGTCAAGGAACGCTGAAGAGTAAACTTTTTGTGACATAAACGGCACCTAAAATCCTGTTTACCTGTGTGATTTGACATATGGTGATCTAATAAAATCTGTTTgctaaaatattctaaacaaatctTACACTGAAAGTTATTATGACGAGTGTAGAAATGAATCTCAAAGCTTTCTTGACACTGGAACTGTTCAAAACAAAGGCTACAAATGTGAGGTTTGACATCTGCAGTTTCAAAACACTTATTTACGTCTTCTATTTCCAAACATTTTTGAGTCTTCATTAATAAAAGGTTATTATCCACATTAGTCGAATTATTTATAATTCTCTTTGGCTTTGTCTTATGAATAACTGCATGGTAAACAAGATCTTTATCTGAGATAAAAATCTGTCCACATTGGCTACATATAAATATTCCACTTGTTGGTTCAGTCCTTCCCAAACTCTTCTTAATcatatctaaaattcaaaatatacGGTAAACTAAATATATTAATACTGTATATTTCTACATATAGAGCTGTTTGTATAAAACATTAttagaccagggcggatctgttttgagaTTGTGAGAGATGCATTAGGATTTCTGCagaaaaaaatttgtaataactCTTCAGTAATAATGATTGACTTATCGTCTCTCTCAAATGGTagggaatattaataaaaaaattaaattatttaaaaattactcaaaacatcgttttttcttttacttttcctGCTTATAATTCCTAACTTTAAAGTATTTCTGTTTGGACCAACGTCGTAATAAAATAAAGTAGCGATAATTCAAGTTTTTATAGGATGCGACTGGCTAAAAATGTTGTAATTTATGAtccttgctgcaaaatagcaataaatacaaaaaaaggggaaacaagccttttcttattcaatgtttttcaaccacttaaATTGCACTTGTGACCTTTATAATTCGTCTAGAAAATCTTTATAATACAATAAAACAGCccatcaaattttattttattttattgaaacaCAAAACCATACCAACCGTGCAGGCTTATTAGTGGACATAACAAACACAAGAAATATTACATTAAGTAGAATTGAATAACttgatatattttaaataggtTAACACGGTTGAGATTTTTTAGTGAGGACTGTTTTGAGATCATTATCTGCCATTCTGTGGGATATATTATCTGTAATAAtaaccgcgcagggttattagtggataaaACAAACACAAGAAATATTACACTAAATAGAATTgcaacttgatgtcttttaaataggtTAACACGGTTGagatttttttggtgagaactgtttTGAAATTATCATCTGTGATTtcgtgggatcttcttttttctaTGGATTAcggacaatcaagcaggatatGTTTAACGGTCAGTGGATCAGATTagtagtggttcttttgttattaagtatttgtgtgttaaggcagTTTAGCCAATTTTTAGACGGTTAATAATaacttggtttcttctgtttgAAGGATTCTCCagaacagcatttatttttaggcaaattatatttaattttgtacctaATTTTTCACAATGATTTTGCCAAGTATTAGTACAGTGTACCAGGTTCTTTAGATCGGTGTAAGGATATATTTTCAACTTTGCAGTGTGGTTTGAGCTCATTCGACTTTTGTTTACCAGTTGATCTGCTTTTTAGTTTCCGCAAATACCAGTATGTGAAGGTATCCAAATAAAAGTCGCTTCCTTCCCTAATGATTGGAATGTTTCTAGTTCTAGTAGaaagatagctactccgccactggcctgttgtgctattctgttttttggaaaacatttattaaaagttttaactCTTCtaaatgggtataaaacccattaaTATTCCACTGTGCATTAAACGAAATGTACATGTTAGAATTCTGCCTGAGATAGTTGCTCATCTGTCTCTTCTGTTGAAGAGAGATTATTGGTGTCTAGTTTCTTTTTTAAtcgaatattattttttaattttgaattgtgggTATAAGCGTGAACAAGGTGTCTTTCCCAGAAAGTCATATATTTCATTATAGTGTATATAAATGGTGGtgatctgttttttattttgtttttaattgacTCTATGTAATGTTTGATTGAGACAACTATTGTTAGTTTAACCTTTATTATTTAGACTTCTACATATCTTTtaccatgatactatgactaacaagataggatcttcccgtagcacaaaatcggtcgtgttcgcgcatgccgtcattggagatcagatttgaattcttgttaaagttaaatgggatttttatgcattctgtgatgaaatcatttaattagcaaaataataatattacataaaggtttaataattacaataatcgtacacaaaaggatatctccaaactatttaataa containing:
- the LOC140436964 gene encoding uncharacterized protein codes for the protein MEIKQESKESLQEIRYPNKNGYDEIQCFRPLSKVIKEEPQDFLQEYFSPKMINPEVTNELLIPIIDQFYIKTEHCCTEIELNTEVDISDIKLEHKQGIVSNQNKIQNFPRLNTNKGTKKQFNERYMIKKSLGRTEPTSGIFICSQCGQIFISDKDLVYHAVIHKTKPKRIINNSTNVDNNLLLMKTQKCLEIEDVNKCFETADVKPHICSLCFEQFQCQESFEIHFYTRHNNFQCKICLEYFSKQILLDHHMSNHTGKQDFRCRLCHKKFTLQRSLTKHVKRHVNKRIIQCKICLKIYRSEIYLKKHMTNHTAIKRFKCNICSVAFSSKHHLRNHNTIHNKAKYFKCGICWIPFKSKKRLKVHLKTHSINSKHECRICSKQFDKKKLLARHMSSHPGSKEFKCDICPSEFTRKSALQKHLARHVQGNSRQCEICYKIYQSESELKTHMIVHVFKPKSKSIRLFHRIIKEKQPLQSETNEEIARVFTGTKTQEDIKCDEQKNAFNCNEIENTFSNNRTGETYSCIKTEGPFLYDETKCTIYNETTDPSSFKKLKDELTYDEKKVESFPNSATEGKPTHWYNCVICSMKFTEKSHFDEHLIVHNQDNYLTCNMQLPKGDVFKCHICFMKYKSEIDLKQHVSAHTEESSYQCQMCPKKFKQVKTLRCHMRLHTGENLFPCKFCNKKCTTKYRLEIHMLVHSDYRLYKCNICSGSFKTSSGLIRHEFVHKKQEEIRCLDAEHAVTNKQAEYSSTSDEENNMAPNTETENSTVCKPTLQSCTVTDSVVEKLLTVNKVETIKTFENSGGGNHFSCIEQSFMVDGMKTGKPFISNESNISAFNFIKTEEDKVCDESEKSIIFNETKESSTCVKTKGNEISFSCTKIEADITFDEEIIRGSESKEPVSQYKTNYKCYICSKYFSDKYTLQRHVMAVHNEEKSFTCKECNISLKTPDSLRKHMQIHTDEDMFECRVCSKKFRKKYLHDDHMRSHTGENPYTCSLCSATFRNRTLLRNHIASAHIAEKKIISDLEKPFTCNICSKKFTAQSSLDRHMGLHNKGQSFKCKICSKEFKLEVYLHNHMRYHIGERFKCTICEKEYRRNFNLKEHMLTHSKEKQFKCPLCPEEFHTKKLFFRHKASHLSDLTFNCEVCSQTFVNNYSFKTHMSKHRQQKAHTCIICSETFPRHDDLKTHQLTHGKKPFKCHICQKRFKAKGNLKSHLNSH